A genomic window from Serratia liquefaciens includes:
- a CDS encoding GlxA family transcriptional regulator, whose protein sequence is MKNIGFVVFPGFNLLDFAGPLAAFDNANQFTATQAYRCLPLSERGGSVASSSGVEVLTQPFGEHRLDTLLIAGGSGNVVATQSAGLLAFLHRQSRQARRMASVCTGAFILAAAGLLDGKRATTHWYHAARLQQSYPRIRVDSNRIYIRDGAIWTSAGITAGIDLALAMVEEDLGSELAASVARQLVVYHRRPGGQSQYSLLLELNPSSDRIRNALSYAREHLHHPLTVGDLADAACLSERQFGRLFRAETGQTPAKVIEQLRVEAARLRIEEGHEALESIARAVGFSDPERMRRAFIRLFGLSPQAIKRLSRSG, encoded by the coding sequence ATGAAAAATATCGGCTTTGTGGTCTTCCCCGGCTTTAACCTGCTCGACTTCGCCGGGCCGCTGGCGGCCTTTGATAACGCCAACCAGTTTACGGCGACGCAGGCCTACCGGTGTCTGCCACTCTCGGAACGGGGCGGCAGTGTGGCGAGCTCATCGGGTGTGGAAGTGCTCACTCAGCCGTTTGGCGAGCACCGCCTTGATACGCTATTGATTGCCGGAGGCAGCGGTAACGTCGTCGCCACCCAGTCGGCGGGGCTATTGGCGTTTCTGCATCGGCAAAGCCGGCAGGCACGGCGCATGGCCAGCGTGTGCACCGGCGCCTTTATTCTGGCGGCTGCCGGATTGCTGGACGGCAAGCGCGCGACTACTCATTGGTACCATGCCGCACGGCTGCAACAGAGTTATCCGCGTATCCGCGTCGACAGCAATCGTATTTATATCCGCGACGGTGCGATCTGGACTTCAGCGGGCATCACTGCCGGTATCGATTTGGCGCTGGCGATGGTTGAGGAAGATCTCGGCAGCGAACTGGCGGCCAGCGTGGCGCGGCAACTGGTGGTGTATCACCGCCGTCCGGGCGGGCAGTCGCAGTATTCTTTGTTGCTGGAGCTCAACCCGTCTTCGGATCGCATTCGCAACGCGCTCTCTTACGCTCGTGAACATCTCCATCATCCGCTGACGGTAGGCGATCTGGCGGACGCCGCCTGTCTGAGCGAGCGGCAGTTTGGCCGCCTGTTCCGCGCCGAAACCGGCCAGACGCCGGCCAAGGTGATTGAACAATTACGGGTCGAGGCCGCCAGGCTAAGGATTGAAGAAGGTCACGAAGCGCTGGAGAGCATCGCCCGCGCCGTCGGGTTCAGTGACCCGGAGCGTATGCGGCGGGCATTCATCCGTCTGTTTGGCCTGTCGCCACAGGCGATAAAGCGCCTGAGCCGCAGCGGTTAA
- a CDS encoding adenosylhomocysteinase, whose product MYQDFESELNWAMRHMPRTRAAVAALPDLSGVRLACNMHLDLKMAPLVAGLLDKGAAIYLTTCNPTTVQDDVVAWLERQGAQAHAWRDMSDADWSASFDRALAWGPTHLCEMGADLTTRLHQSADGPQIIAGLEATGSGISRLNGMAPRYPIFNWDDLPVKEGLHNRHMVGLTAWHTFFQTTHLTLHEKCVLVIGYGLVGQGVAAAAKAYGGQVIVAEIDPARALQARYDGWAVVDLASAVGQADVIATATGAKNVLSAQHLQQVKDGVFILNVGHVTAEIDVGFLQSLPHSEPMPFVNAYQLDNRQVYLLANGSMFNLTAGYGDSLNAFDVTLAVMAAGIGHIVGDGARQAPGLYLLPQSAWQPAL is encoded by the coding sequence ATGTATCAGGATTTTGAAAGTGAGCTGAACTGGGCGATGCGCCACATGCCGCGTACCCGGGCGGCGGTTGCTGCACTGCCGGATTTAAGCGGCGTGCGTCTGGCGTGCAATATGCACCTGGATCTGAAAATGGCTCCGCTGGTGGCGGGCCTGTTGGATAAGGGTGCAGCCATTTATCTGACCACCTGCAACCCGACCACGGTGCAAGATGACGTGGTCGCCTGGCTGGAGCGCCAAGGGGCACAGGCTCACGCCTGGCGCGACATGAGCGACGCCGATTGGTCGGCATCGTTTGACCGCGCGCTGGCCTGGGGGCCTACCCACCTGTGCGAAATGGGTGCCGATCTGACCACCCGGTTGCACCAGTCAGCCGACGGCCCGCAGATTATCGCCGGGCTGGAAGCGACGGGTTCCGGCATCAGCCGACTGAACGGTATGGCACCGCGCTATCCTATTTTTAACTGGGACGATTTGCCGGTAAAAGAAGGGTTGCATAACCGCCATATGGTCGGCTTGACCGCCTGGCACACCTTCTTCCAGACCACCCATTTGACGCTGCATGAAAAATGCGTGCTGGTGATTGGCTATGGCCTGGTTGGGCAGGGCGTTGCGGCGGCGGCGAAAGCTTACGGCGGGCAGGTGATCGTGGCGGAAATCGATCCGGCGCGGGCGCTGCAAGCGCGTTATGACGGCTGGGCGGTGGTTGATTTGGCCAGTGCGGTCGGCCAGGCCGATGTGATTGCCACGGCAACCGGGGCGAAAAACGTGCTGTCGGCGCAGCATCTGCAGCAGGTGAAGGACGGCGTGTTCATTCTCAACGTGGGGCATGTGACGGCAGAAATTGACGTCGGTTTCCTGCAGAGCCTGCCACACAGCGAGCCTATGCCGTTTGTGAACGCCTACCAACTGGATAACAGACAGGTTTATTTGCTGGCCAACGGTTCGATGTTCAACCTGACGGCGGGCTACGGCGACAGCCTGAATGCCTTCGATGTGACGCTGGCGGTGATGGCGGCGGGCATAGGCCATATCGTCGGCGACGGAGCACGCCAGGCACCCGGTTTGTACCTGTTGCCGCAGTCGGCCTGGCAACCGGCACTGTAA
- the pbpG gene encoding D-alanyl-D-alanine endopeptidase, which translates to MHVKKRVLVLALLALQAGAGFAPRALASENNAVTRAAQPELASGSAMVVDMQTHKVMYARNPDEVVPIASITKLMTAMVTLDAHLPLDEMLSVDIHQTPEMKGIYSRVRLNSEISRKDMLLLALMSSENRAAASLAHHYPGGYGAFIKAMNAKAKSLGMTNTRYVEPTGLSIKNVSTARDLTKLLIATKQYPLIGQLSTTTERMASFKDPNYTLPFRNTNHLVYNPKWNIQLTKTGFTNEAGHCLAMRTVIGSRSVSLVVLDAFGKYTHFADANRLRSWIETGKVTPIPAAARDYRRQKDARLAKNETE; encoded by the coding sequence ATGCATGTGAAAAAACGTGTTTTGGTACTAGCCCTGCTCGCTTTGCAGGCAGGGGCAGGCTTCGCGCCGCGCGCGCTGGCCAGCGAAAATAACGCCGTCACCCGAGCCGCCCAGCCTGAGCTGGCCTCCGGCAGCGCCATGGTGGTGGATATGCAGACCCATAAGGTGATGTATGCGCGCAACCCGGACGAAGTGGTGCCGATTGCCTCCATCACCAAGCTGATGACGGCGATGGTGACGCTGGATGCCCATCTACCGCTGGATGAAATGCTGTCGGTGGATATTCACCAGACGCCGGAGATGAAAGGGATCTATTCGCGCGTGCGGCTGAACAGTGAGATCAGCCGTAAAGACATGCTGCTGCTGGCGCTGATGTCGTCGGAAAACCGCGCCGCCGCCAGTCTGGCGCATCATTATCCGGGGGGGTATGGCGCCTTTATCAAAGCGATGAACGCCAAAGCCAAATCGCTGGGGATGACCAACACGCGTTACGTGGAACCGACCGGGCTGTCGATCAAAAACGTCTCGACCGCACGTGACCTGACCAAACTGCTGATCGCCACCAAGCAATACCCGCTGATCGGCCAGCTCAGCACTACCACCGAGCGTATGGCGAGCTTCAAAGATCCGAACTATACGCTGCCGTTTCGCAATACCAACCATCTGGTATACAACCCGAAATGGAACATCCAGTTGACCAAAACCGGCTTCACGAACGAGGCGGGGCATTGCCTGGCAATGCGTACCGTGATCGGCAGCCGTTCGGTGTCCCTGGTGGTATTGGATGCCTTTGGCAAATACACCCACTTCGCCGATGCCAACCGCCTGCGCAGTTGGATCGAAACCGGTAAGGTGACGCCAATCCCGGCCGCGGCCCGCGACTACCGCCGTCAGAAAGACGCCCGACTGGCGAAGAACGAAACCGAATAA
- a CDS encoding GNAT family N-acetyltransferase: MTVIHRQAQLSDLAGLQALYRELRPQDQPLRPDNAQRTLQRLLDNPAIRLVVSVLDDQPVATCMLAMVPGLVHQGQPFGIIEHVVTAQAYRGQGIALAMLEYALQLAWRKGCYKVMLLSGQQRTGAHQLYLRAGFDGDRERGFVIRRPEGR; this comes from the coding sequence ATGACCGTCATCCACCGTCAGGCCCAATTGAGCGATCTTGCCGGCCTGCAGGCGCTGTACCGGGAATTACGCCCCCAGGATCAGCCATTGCGCCCGGATAATGCCCAGCGGACATTGCAACGCCTGCTGGACAACCCGGCGATTCGGCTGGTGGTCAGCGTGCTCGACGACCAACCGGTGGCGACCTGCATGCTGGCGATGGTGCCGGGGCTGGTGCATCAGGGGCAACCCTTCGGCATCATAGAGCACGTGGTCACCGCCCAGGCGTATCGCGGGCAAGGCATTGCATTAGCGATGCTTGAATACGCATTGCAACTGGCATGGCGGAAAGGCTGCTACAAAGTGATGTTGCTCTCCGGCCAGCAGCGCACCGGGGCACATCAACTGTATCTGCGCGCCGGGTTCGACGGCGATCGGGAACGGGGTTTTGTTATCCGGCGTCCTGAAGGACGGTAG
- a CDS encoding VOC family protein yields MSQVSTFVMFQGHAQQAINLYSELFAGFRVQQLLHFEESGDGPRRVKHATIDFERHNLVFFDSPVSHDFSFTPAVSLHVNLATEADLERIFARLAEGGEVLMPIDDYGFSARFGWLNDRFGLSWQLNVPAGDAG; encoded by the coding sequence ATGAGCCAGGTTTCTACCTTTGTCATGTTTCAGGGCCACGCCCAACAGGCGATAAATCTTTATAGCGAGCTGTTCGCCGGTTTTCGGGTCCAGCAACTGCTGCATTTTGAAGAGAGCGGTGACGGGCCGCGGCGGGTTAAACATGCGACCATTGATTTCGAACGGCATAATCTGGTGTTTTTCGACAGCCCGGTCAGCCATGATTTCAGCTTTACCCCGGCGGTCTCACTCCACGTGAACTTAGCCACCGAGGCGGATTTGGAGCGGATTTTCGCGCGTCTGGCGGAGGGCGGCGAGGTGCTTATGCCGATTGATGATTATGGTTTCAGCGCGCGCTTCGGCTGGTTGAACGACCGTTTTGGTCTGTCCTGGCAACTGAACGTGCCTGCCGGCGATGCCGGCTGA
- a CDS encoding sensor histidine kinase: MFKIMGWLALTLLSSGGLTAYFLQQQYEEKSADFRILYRDVTVKLSQHDAIIPLLPASQYSREVQRIFPQIIHWRSHPGIEPRRLIVVEQNGRYWLNAGNQSLLIDLNQLMNDLVGENSFRHLVVRWNGQTLFERGAAQASYYWQWDKVVASQSQPFVLAAGDDPNWATLPWPIILSPALFWGWLLYLINQYRANRRRRDIADLRAHYAEITRLNTLGELTAGIVHELNQPLTAILSYNQTALRLVRQQHTEQLPPLLEAAVVQIKRTDALLQQFRQKLTSERVDYQPVALGALWARVMTLLDNEIRGNKVKISSSIADSLPALFAPPLWIEQILHNIVSNAIQAQENNVAGTAWINLTATATDDGISLTLTDGGPGLSEQALQHVFMPFFTTRAQGIGLGMALTDTLIQRLNGTIEATNIVGQGACFRLWLPIHPEER, encoded by the coding sequence ATGTTCAAGATAATGGGCTGGTTAGCGTTGACTCTGCTCTCCAGCGGCGGGCTGACAGCCTATTTCTTGCAGCAGCAGTACGAAGAGAAAAGCGCTGATTTTCGTATTCTTTATCGCGACGTGACGGTGAAGCTTTCACAGCACGACGCCATCATTCCGCTCTTGCCGGCCAGCCAATACAGCCGGGAAGTGCAGCGGATCTTTCCGCAAATCATCCATTGGCGTTCTCATCCTGGCATTGAACCACGGCGGCTTATCGTGGTGGAGCAAAATGGGCGCTACTGGCTCAACGCCGGCAACCAATCGTTGCTGATCGACCTGAACCAATTGATGAACGATCTGGTGGGGGAAAACAGCTTCCGACACCTGGTGGTGCGATGGAACGGCCAGACCTTGTTTGAAAGGGGAGCGGCGCAGGCTTCCTACTATTGGCAATGGGACAAGGTGGTAGCCAGCCAGTCGCAGCCTTTTGTGCTGGCCGCTGGTGACGATCCCAACTGGGCTACGCTGCCCTGGCCCATTATCCTGTCCCCGGCGTTGTTCTGGGGATGGCTGTTATATCTGATCAACCAATACCGTGCCAACCGTCGGCGGCGTGATATCGCCGATTTGCGCGCCCATTACGCCGAGATAACGCGGCTGAATACCTTGGGCGAATTGACCGCCGGTATCGTGCATGAACTTAACCAGCCCCTTACCGCGATTTTGAGCTATAACCAAACGGCCTTGCGTCTGGTTCGGCAACAGCACACCGAACAGCTGCCGCCGTTGCTGGAAGCCGCCGTCGTTCAAATCAAGCGCACCGACGCATTATTGCAGCAGTTTCGCCAGAAACTGACCAGCGAGCGGGTAGATTATCAACCTGTCGCTCTCGGGGCTCTCTGGGCGCGAGTGATGACGCTGTTGGACAATGAAATTCGTGGCAATAAAGTCAAAATTAGCAGCAGCATTGCTGACAGTTTGCCCGCGCTGTTTGCTCCGCCACTTTGGATAGAGCAGATTTTGCATAACATCGTCAGCAACGCGATCCAGGCGCAAGAAAATAATGTGGCCGGGACGGCCTGGATCAACCTGACCGCCACGGCCACCGATGACGGAATTTCTTTAACCCTGACTGACGGCGGCCCAGGGCTATCGGAACAGGCTCTGCAGCATGTTTTCATGCCGTTTTTCACCACGCGGGCTCAGGGCATAGGATTGGGAATGGCCCTGACGGATACGCTGATCCAGCGTCTTAACGGCACCATCGAAGCGACGAATATTGTCGGGCAAGGAGCCTGCTTCCGGCTCTGGTTACCGATACACCCTGAGGAGAGATGA
- a CDS encoding response regulator transcription factor — MNQTIYLIDDEPAILSSLSALLGTVGWQTRTYGSALAFQQGVGELQGLTGCLLLDIRMPGKTGLTLLEEWQRQGLAIPVIIMTGHANIDLCRRAFKNGAFEFLTKPIDADLLFEVVGSALEQQQKLQERQQKIRSMQHRLATLTAREQDIFEHIMQGNSSKEIARVFALSPRTVEAHRANIFAKLDVNSLPKLMNEYGELALLKKM; from the coding sequence ATGAACCAAACTATTTACCTTATTGACGACGAACCGGCCATTCTCTCCTCGCTCAGCGCCTTGCTGGGGACCGTCGGGTGGCAAACCCGCACTTACGGCAGTGCGCTGGCGTTTCAGCAGGGCGTCGGCGAGCTGCAAGGGTTAACCGGTTGTCTGCTGCTGGATATCAGGATGCCGGGCAAAACCGGGCTCACGCTGCTGGAGGAATGGCAACGGCAAGGGTTGGCGATCCCGGTGATCATCATGACCGGGCATGCGAACATTGATTTATGCCGGCGAGCCTTTAAAAACGGCGCTTTCGAATTCCTGACCAAACCGATCGACGCCGATTTGCTGTTCGAGGTGGTCGGCAGCGCATTGGAACAGCAGCAGAAGCTGCAGGAGCGGCAACAAAAAATACGCTCGATGCAACACCGGCTGGCTACGTTGACGGCCCGGGAACAGGATATTTTTGAGCATATTATGCAGGGGAATTCGAGCAAGGAGATCGCCCGCGTTTTTGCACTGTCTCCGCGTACCGTGGAGGCCCACCGGGCCAATATCTTCGCCAAGCTGGACGTCAACTCTCTGCCCAAACTGATGAACGAATATGGCGAGCTGGCGCTGCTGAAAAAAATGTAA
- a CDS encoding GlcG/HbpS family heme-binding protein produces MKIIISSVILLSSMASFASMANGVLTEKNLSLDLADKLAQSAIQACSAKNYNVAVTLVDRAGIPLVIKKMDNAGPHTIEASRMKAFTAVSTKNPTENVMKNAQANPGAANLRDIPGFLLLAGGVPVKSGEVIIGAIGIGGAPGGDLDQQCALEALKNNQSSLNAG; encoded by the coding sequence ATGAAAATCATCATTTCAAGCGTTATTTTACTCAGCAGCATGGCGTCGTTCGCCAGTATGGCCAACGGCGTACTGACCGAAAAAAATCTATCCCTCGACCTGGCCGATAAACTGGCGCAGAGCGCGATTCAGGCTTGCAGTGCGAAAAATTATAATGTCGCCGTGACTCTGGTCGATCGTGCCGGTATCCCGCTCGTCATCAAGAAAATGGATAACGCCGGTCCGCATACGATCGAGGCCAGCCGCATGAAGGCGTTTACTGCGGTGAGCACCAAAAACCCGACGGAAAACGTGATGAAAAATGCCCAGGCTAACCCTGGTGCGGCAAACCTGCGTGATATCCCTGGCTTCTTGTTGCTGGCGGGCGGCGTACCGGTGAAATCCGGAGAGGTGATCATCGGTGCTATTGGTATTGGTGGTGCACCGGGCGGAGATCTTGACCAGCAGTGCGCGCTGGAAGCCCTGAAAAATAACCAGAGCAGCCTGAATGCCGGGTGA
- a CDS encoding DUF808 domain-containing protein, producing MAGSSLLTLIDDIASLLDDVSLMTKMAAKKTAGVLGDDLALNAQQVTGVKADRELPVVWSVAKGSFINKAILVPLALLISAFAPWAITPLLMVGGAYLCYEGFEKVFHSLTHKKQAGEENQEALNANEDVAAYEQRKVKGAIRTDFVLSAEIIAITLGTVAGATFSQQVIVLCGIAIVMTVGVYGIVAGIVKLDDLGLYLSRKSSALARSIGSGIVSAAPYLMKTLSVVGTIAMFMVGGGILTHGLPPVHHLFEDWASYATVVPTFGQILQGVIPALLNVVFGLVAGGVVLLVVSALGAIRGRLKA from the coding sequence TTGGCTGGAAGTAGCTTACTGACTTTAATCGACGATATTGCCTCACTGCTGGACGACGTCTCGCTGATGACCAAAATGGCGGCGAAAAAAACCGCCGGGGTATTGGGGGATGACCTGGCGCTCAACGCGCAGCAAGTGACCGGCGTAAAGGCCGATCGCGAGTTGCCGGTGGTGTGGAGCGTGGCCAAGGGCTCGTTTATCAACAAGGCGATCCTGGTGCCGCTGGCGTTGCTGATCAGCGCATTTGCCCCTTGGGCGATCACGCCGCTGCTGATGGTGGGTGGCGCTTACCTGTGTTACGAAGGGTTCGAAAAGGTGTTTCACAGCCTGACCCACAAAAAACAGGCCGGGGAAGAGAATCAAGAGGCGCTGAACGCCAATGAAGACGTGGCGGCCTACGAACAGCGCAAGGTGAAAGGGGCGATCCGCACCGACTTCGTGCTGTCCGCCGAGATTATTGCCATTACCCTGGGTACCGTGGCCGGGGCGACCTTCAGCCAGCAGGTGATTGTGCTGTGCGGTATCGCGATTGTGATGACCGTGGGGGTTTACGGCATTGTGGCCGGGATCGTCAAACTCGACGATTTGGGGTTGTATCTGAGCCGCAAAAGCAGCGCGCTGGCCCGTTCGATCGGCAGCGGTATTGTCAGTGCGGCACCTTACCTGATGAAGACCCTGTCAGTGGTGGGCACCATCGCCATGTTTATGGTCGGGGGCGGTATTCTGACCCACGGTCTGCCGCCGGTGCATCACTTGTTTGAGGACTGGGCGTCCTACGCCACCGTGGTGCCGACCTTCGGTCAGATCCTGCAGGGCGTGATCCCCGCCTTGCTCAACGTGGTGTTTGGTCTGGTTGCCGGCGGCGTGGTCCTGCTGGTGGTTTCGGCTCTCGGGGCGATCCGGGGACGTTTAAAGGCCTAA
- a CDS encoding GNAT family N-acetyltransferase, whose product MPPIAPLILVDATPNDLAAIQQIYAHHVLFGAASFEETPPSQKEMQQRLSKVQEAGLPWLVAKRADLVVGYCYATPYRPRPAYRFTVEESVYIAEGQQGQGIGKALLSELIARCERGPWRQMLAIVGNAGENHGSLALHQKLGFGSVGTLKAVGFKLGEWRDTHIMQRALGEGDANHP is encoded by the coding sequence ATGCCCCCTATCGCCCCGTTGATCCTCGTCGACGCAACGCCAAACGACCTCGCCGCTATTCAACAGATTTACGCCCACCACGTGTTGTTTGGCGCAGCCTCGTTTGAGGAAACGCCGCCATCGCAGAAAGAGATGCAACAGCGGCTAAGCAAGGTGCAGGAAGCCGGGTTGCCCTGGCTGGTGGCCAAACGGGCTGATCTTGTCGTCGGGTACTGCTACGCCACGCCTTATCGACCGCGTCCAGCCTACCGGTTTACCGTGGAAGAGTCGGTGTATATCGCCGAGGGGCAACAGGGTCAGGGCATCGGTAAAGCGCTCCTGAGCGAATTGATCGCCCGCTGCGAACGGGGGCCCTGGCGCCAAATGTTGGCCATCGTCGGCAATGCCGGGGAAAACCATGGCTCGCTGGCTTTGCATCAAAAACTGGGGTTTGGCAGCGTGGGGACGCTAAAGGCGGTAGGGTTTAAATTGGGCGAGTGGCGCGACACCCATATCATGCAGCGTGCGTTAGGCGAAGGTGACGCCAATCACCCCTGA
- a CDS encoding MerR family transcriptional regulator — MLLKVGELARRSGITVRTLHYYHSIGLLVPSARSDAGYRLYNRADITRLHHIQALRRMGVTLAEVGAILARSGMALTSVIEQQIAMLERQLVQTAALRDRLQHMHAQLTAGDEPELNDWLTTLELMTMYDKYFTADELAQLPFYQADPSRNQEWAELVSSMRQLIDGGVEPQALQAQALARRWMLMLERDTARNPAFLTRLNAMHADEPAIREQTGITPAMTDYVTRAFAETKLSIYQKYLSAEEYTYVRQHYFTRLQEWPALIAQFHQALNDGIPPESDRAKRLAAQWLELFQSYAGTDPATQMKIRQAMEQEPTLTEGTWLTPPLLRYLQQAVAQLMRG; from the coding sequence ATGTTATTGAAAGTGGGCGAACTGGCCCGCCGTTCCGGCATTACCGTCCGGACGCTGCATTATTACCACAGCATTGGCTTGCTGGTTCCTTCTGCGCGTTCCGACGCCGGGTATCGGTTATACAACCGGGCTGACATCACTCGCTTGCACCACATTCAGGCGCTGCGCCGAATGGGGGTCACGCTGGCAGAGGTCGGGGCAATATTGGCTCGTTCGGGGATGGCGCTCACCTCGGTTATAGAGCAGCAAATCGCCATGCTGGAGCGGCAGTTGGTACAGACCGCCGCGCTGCGCGATCGTCTGCAGCATATGCACGCTCAGCTCACCGCCGGGGATGAACCGGAACTGAACGACTGGCTGACTACGTTGGAGTTAATGACCATGTACGATAAATATTTTACCGCAGACGAACTGGCCCAGTTGCCTTTCTATCAGGCCGACCCGAGCCGCAATCAGGAGTGGGCCGAGTTGGTCAGCAGCATGCGCCAGTTGATCGATGGCGGCGTTGAACCGCAAGCGTTGCAGGCTCAGGCGCTGGCTCGTCGTTGGATGCTGATGCTGGAACGCGATACGGCGCGCAATCCGGCGTTTCTCACCCGACTGAATGCCATGCATGCCGATGAACCTGCTATACGCGAACAAACCGGCATTACCCCGGCAATGACCGACTATGTGACCCGCGCATTCGCCGAAACCAAGCTGTCGATCTACCAGAAATACCTGTCGGCGGAAGAATACACTTATGTGCGCCAGCACTACTTTACCCGCCTGCAGGAGTGGCCGGCGCTGATCGCCCAGTTCCATCAGGCGCTCAATGACGGCATCCCTCCCGAGTCAGATCGGGCAAAACGCCTGGCAGCGCAATGGCTTGAACTGTTCCAGTCCTATGCCGGTACCGATCCGGCCACCCAAATGAAAATCCGTCAGGCCATGGAGCAGGAGCCGACGCTAACGGAAGGCACCTGGCTGACCCCGCCGCTATTACGCTACCTGCAGCAGGCGGTGGCGCAGTTAATGCGTGGCTAG
- a CDS encoding cysteine desulfurase-like protein yields the protein MTFTPELARAQFSALSQHYNDQPVIFFDGPGGSQVSRGVLEKMTDYLGKYNANLGGHYFSSHLTGEVMNHARESVRALLNAPTPDNIIFGMNMTSLTFHLSRIISRHWQAGDEIIVTELDHYANVSSWQQAANDKQVTVHQIPLQQSDCSLDVARLCEQITAKTRLVAVTYASNVTGSIVDIKTITEAAHRVGAQVYVDAVHYAPHNLIDVQALGCDFLVCSAYKFFGPHIGMAYIAPQWLQRLQPYKVEPATDVGPGRFETGTQSFEGLAGVTAAVEYLAQWGTPGASLRQRLQESFADYHRHEENLCRYFLQRLQQIDDVQLYGSPLADSQRRTPTFALTFKRHAPEQVARRLGRHNICVGSGHFYAQGLIQRLNLQDSGGVLRIGMMHYNTLQEIDTLFELLVSER from the coding sequence ATGACCTTTACGCCCGAACTCGCCCGAGCCCAGTTTAGCGCGCTGAGCCAGCATTATAACGATCAACCGGTGATCTTCTTCGATGGCCCTGGCGGGTCTCAGGTTTCGCGAGGCGTACTGGAAAAAATGACGGACTACCTGGGGAAATATAACGCCAACCTGGGCGGACACTATTTTTCCAGCCACCTGACCGGCGAAGTGATGAATCATGCCAGGGAATCGGTGCGCGCCTTATTAAATGCGCCGACGCCCGATAACATCATTTTTGGCATGAATATGACCTCGCTGACATTCCATCTCAGCCGAATCATTAGCCGTCACTGGCAGGCCGGCGATGAGATTATCGTCACCGAGCTGGATCACTACGCCAATGTCTCCAGTTGGCAACAGGCGGCAAACGATAAACAAGTCACCGTACATCAAATCCCCCTGCAACAATCAGACTGCTCTTTGGATGTTGCCCGACTGTGCGAACAGATCACCGCTAAAACCCGTCTGGTGGCGGTGACCTACGCGTCCAACGTGACCGGCAGCATCGTCGATATTAAAACCATCACCGAAGCCGCACACCGGGTCGGTGCTCAGGTTTATGTCGATGCGGTGCACTATGCCCCACACAATCTGATCGATGTACAGGCATTGGGCTGTGACTTTTTAGTGTGCTCCGCCTATAAATTCTTTGGTCCGCACATCGGCATGGCTTATATCGCGCCGCAATGGTTACAGCGGCTGCAACCCTATAAGGTCGAACCGGCTACCGACGTGGGGCCGGGACGTTTTGAGACCGGTACTCAGAGTTTTGAAGGGCTGGCAGGGGTCACGGCAGCCGTTGAGTACCTGGCGCAATGGGGAACGCCCGGCGCGTCCTTAAGGCAGCGTTTGCAGGAAAGTTTTGCCGACTATCATCGCCATGAAGAGAACCTGTGCCGCTATTTTTTGCAGCGTTTACAGCAAATAGACGATGTACAGCTGTACGGTTCCCCTCTGGCGGATAGCCAACGCCGCACGCCGACGTTTGCACTGACCTTTAAGCGCCATGCTCCTGAACAGGTGGCGCGCCGGTTAGGCCGGCACAATATCTGCGTCGGCAGCGGGCACTTCTATGCTCAAGGATTGATCCAACGGTTGAATCTGCAAGACAGCGGCGGCGTACTGCGCATTGGGATGATGCATTACAACACCCTGCAGGAAATCGACACGCTGTTTGAACTGCTCGTCAGCGAAAGGTAG
- a CDS encoding 2OG-Fe dioxygenase family protein: MTTLSHQATQQLTPSFSALPHTQHADGKYRLRRYSVVKHLNGHVVEVGPRNFVQSDEINHFQGNVVRHFEPIDTDVLQSAGMDEMCNLFAESNDLPDGAEIEIHQMRVVAIHNETQVAPEGIHQDGFDHIAMIAIHRQNIVGGEIMLYADNHQPPFFKKALADGEAVLLADSKLWHNATPISAIVPEEEGHLDIFVLTARGEKA; this comes from the coding sequence ATGACTACGCTTAGCCATCAGGCCACCCAACAATTAACGCCGTCGTTTTCTGCCTTGCCCCATACGCAACACGCTGACGGGAAATACCGCTTACGGCGCTATTCGGTAGTCAAACATCTCAATGGCCATGTGGTCGAGGTTGGCCCACGCAATTTCGTTCAGTCCGATGAGATCAATCACTTCCAGGGCAACGTGGTACGCCATTTTGAACCCATTGATACCGACGTGTTGCAAAGCGCCGGCATGGATGAAATGTGTAATCTGTTCGCAGAAAGCAATGATTTACCAGATGGCGCGGAGATAGAAATTCACCAGATGCGCGTGGTCGCCATTCATAATGAAACACAGGTCGCGCCGGAAGGGATCCATCAGGATGGTTTTGATCATATCGCGATGATTGCTATCCATCGGCAGAATATTGTTGGCGGCGAAATCATGCTATACGCCGATAATCACCAGCCCCCCTTCTTTAAAAAAGCGCTGGCGGACGGCGAAGCCGTTTTACTGGCAGACAGCAAGTTATGGCATAACGCCACGCCGATCAGCGCCATTGTCCCGGAAGAAGAAGGACACCTGGATATCTTTGTCCTGACTGCTCGCGGAGAAAAAGCATGA